A region of Salvelinus alpinus chromosome 6, SLU_Salpinus.1, whole genome shotgun sequence DNA encodes the following proteins:
- the LOC139577589 gene encoding uncharacterized protein isoform X1, with the protein MAKLQLLNAYLTERLMVAVDEILEVVGGTVSEFEEETARTKRENELLKRRLREVGLDTGTECSAVSTRPVSISVSGQHQWSADQGPDPESTHTQNHMVMSQDEMPATHSQLPTDWKSLCNSPCTLSSQQTDTSATTPVVAPLTSASVKRDLDEEDDQHLLPSANPFSSTSCPVDRVVLRYNSEGIKTEPSDTSPTDLGSVSAQMGYGELNPSSDPGPATVETRYTVSDLSADLESVVAESSRYGASTASGVPTDLVSASADMIPDGFFRQIGSDGCVTTGPEQDFGDATTTSSVGPLTSQFYPGQTRQTNRSTNRCHQQINRSTNNRGQQQTNNRGDQRSHPCPQCGKIFSHVSRLKIHLRIHTGEKPYVCALCGKRFNNDGTLRNHRRVHTELRLYGCPVCGMSFKDAYTCRKHQRVHNGLRPAGGWAHTCSLCGKAFSEAAKLTKHIRTHVSVIG; encoded by the exons ATGGCAAAACTACAGCTTTTGAATGCTTACCTCACCGAGCGGTTAATGGTGGCTGTAGATGAGATACTGGAGGTTGTTGGGGGGACAGTGTCAGAATTCGAGGAGGAGACTGCCCGGacgaagagagagaatgaactcCTAAAACGAAGGCTACGAGAAGTTGGACTCGACACGGGAACGGAGTGTTCAGCAG TCTCGACCAGGCCTGTTTCTATCTCTGTGTCTGGGCAGCACCAGTGGAGCGCCGACCAGGGTCCAGACCCTGAGTCTACACACACCCAGAACCACATGGTAATGAGCCAGGATGAGATGCCTGCCACACATAGCCAGCTACCCACAGACTGGAAGAGTCTGTGTAACTCTCCATGTACCCTGTCCTCACAACAGACCGATACGTCGGCTACCACCCCAGTAGTAGCTCCATTGACTTCAGCGTCCGTGAAAAGGGACTTGGACGAAGAAGACGACCAGCATCTCCTTCCCTCTGCAAATCCCTTCAGCAGCACATCATGCCCCGTGGACAGAGTGGTTTTACGCTATAACTCTGAGGGCATCAAAACAGAGCCTAGTGATACTAGCCCTACTGACTTGGGGTCAGTATCTGCTCAGATGGGGTATGGTGAACTAAACCCCAGTTCGGACCCTGGACCAGCCACTGTTGAAACCAGGTACACTGTCTCAGACCTGAGCGCTGACCTGGAGTCAGTGGTTGCAGAGAGCAGCAGGTATGGTGCCTCCACTGCCTCGGGCGTCCCCACTGACCTGGTATCAGCTAGTGCTGACATGATCCCAGACGGCTTTTTCCGTCAGATTGGCAGCGATGGTTGTGTAACAACAGGGCCAGAACAAGACTTTGGGGACGCCACCACCACCAGTAGCGTAGGTCCCTTGACCTCCCAGTTCTACCCGGGTCAAACCAGACAAACAAATAGATCAACAAATAGGTGTCATCAACAAATAAACAGGTCCACAAACAACAGGggtcaacaacaaactaacaacAGGGGGGATCAGAGGTCCCACCCGTGCCCTCAGTGTGGTAAGATATTCAGTCACGTGTCACGCCTCAAGATCCACCTCCGcattcacacaggggagaagccgtaCGTTTGTGCACTGTGTGGCAAGCGATTCAACAACGATGGCACACTGAGGAACCACCGGCGTGTTCACACGGAGCTGCGTCTGTACGGCTGCCCTGTCTGTGGCATGAGCTTCAAGGACGCCTACACGTGTAGGAAGCACCAGCGTGTTCATAATGGATTGCGGCCTGCCGGAGGCTGGGCCCACACCTGCAGCTTGTGTGGCAAGGCTTTCAGTGAGGCGGCTAAGCTGACCAAACACATCAGGACTCATGTGTCAGTCATTGGATGA